The following are from one region of the Erwinia billingiae Eb661 genome:
- the sgrR gene encoding HTH-type transcriptional regulator SgrR yields the protein MSSARLQQQFIRLWQCCEGQPQETTLNDLAVQLSCSRRHMRNLLNAMQEQGWLNWQAEAGRGKRSKLSFHYTGLALQQQRAEELLENDRIDQLVQLVGDKNTVRQMLISHLGRSFRQGKHILRVMYYRSLLNLLPGTPLRRSETHLARQIFSSLTRINEENGEIEADIAHHWQQLSPLHWRFYLRPAIHFHHGRELEMADIISTLERLKPQRLYAHFDRIESSAPWTLDIHLHQPDNWLPWLLGSVSTMILPKEWPFLTDFARQPIGTGPYAVVRNQTTQLRIQAFDDYFGYRALIDEVNIWVLPEISDELVYAGVKLEGKGLEEKSEESRLEEGCYFLLFDQRSEQGRDEHIRRWVSTLFNPIALLNHAGIGYQRYWFPAYGLLPRWHHRRDMAASQKPDGLTTLTLTWYNDHVEHQGIANALRPILAEQGVELITQQVDYDIWHRGEAESDIWLGSANFTLPLEFSVFALLYEIPLVHHCVTLDWEKDAQRWREQKLPLADWGKQLINTWTLHPLFHHWLLLEGQRSMRGVRMNMLGWFDFKSAWFAPDDA from the coding sequence ATGTCTTCTGCCCGCTTACAACAACAGTTTATCCGCCTGTGGCAGTGCTGCGAAGGCCAGCCGCAGGAGACCACGCTCAACGATCTGGCGGTACAACTGAGCTGCTCCCGCCGGCATATGCGCAATCTGCTGAACGCGATGCAGGAACAGGGCTGGCTGAACTGGCAGGCTGAAGCCGGGCGCGGAAAACGTTCGAAGCTCAGCTTCCATTACACCGGACTGGCATTGCAACAGCAGCGGGCGGAAGAGTTGCTGGAGAACGATCGCATCGACCAGCTGGTGCAGCTGGTGGGCGATAAAAACACGGTCAGACAGATGCTGATCTCTCATCTTGGCCGCAGTTTCCGCCAGGGGAAACATATCCTGCGGGTGATGTACTATCGCTCGTTACTGAATCTGTTACCCGGTACGCCGCTGCGTCGTTCTGAAACCCACCTTGCCCGTCAGATTTTTAGCAGCCTGACGCGGATAAATGAGGAAAATGGGGAAATCGAAGCCGATATTGCCCACCACTGGCAGCAGCTTTCTCCGCTGCACTGGCGGTTTTATCTGCGCCCGGCGATCCACTTTCATCATGGCCGTGAGCTGGAGATGGCCGACATTATCAGCACCCTTGAGCGACTGAAGCCCCAACGCCTTTATGCCCATTTCGATCGCATCGAGTCCTCGGCGCCCTGGACGCTGGATATTCATCTGCATCAGCCCGACAACTGGCTGCCCTGGCTGCTGGGCAGCGTCAGCACCATGATCCTGCCGAAAGAGTGGCCCTTCCTCACGGACTTCGCCCGTCAGCCGATAGGCACTGGCCCTTATGCGGTGGTGCGCAATCAGACCACCCAACTGAGGATCCAGGCGTTTGATGACTATTTTGGTTACCGCGCGCTGATTGATGAAGTGAATATCTGGGTGTTGCCGGAAATCAGTGATGAGCTGGTTTATGCCGGGGTTAAGCTGGAAGGCAAAGGGCTGGAAGAAAAGTCTGAAGAGAGCCGTCTGGAAGAAGGCTGCTACTTCCTGCTGTTTGATCAGCGATCCGAACAGGGTCGCGATGAACACATCCGTCGCTGGGTCAGCACGCTGTTCAACCCGATCGCCCTGCTGAATCATGCCGGTATTGGCTATCAACGCTACTGGTTTCCGGCTTATGGCCTGCTGCCGCGCTGGCATCATCGCCGCGATATGGCTGCCAGCCAGAAGCCCGACGGGCTGACCACCCTGACGCTGACCTGGTATAACGATCACGTCGAGCATCAGGGCATCGCCAATGCGTTACGGCCGATCCTCGCCGAACAGGGCGTGGAGTTGATCACCCAACAGGTCGATTATGACATCTGGCACCGCGGCGAAGCCGAGAGCGATATCTGGCTCGGCAGCGCCAACTTCACCCTGCCGCTGGAATTTTCGGTGTTTGCGCTGCTGTACGAAATCCCGCTGGTGCATCATTGCGTCACGCTGGACTGGGAAAAGGATGCGCAACGCTGGCGCGAACAGAAGCTGCCGCTGGCCGACTGGGGCAAGCAGTTGATCAACACCTGGACGCTGCATCCGCTGTTCCATCACTGGCTGCTGCTGGAAGGTCAACGCAGCATGCGCGGGGTCAGAATGAATATGCTGGGCTGGTTTGATTTTAAATCCGCCTGGTTCGCCCCTGACGACGCATGA